A genomic segment from Nitrospira sp. encodes:
- a CDS encoding NADH-ubiquinone oxidoreductase chain M, with protein sequence MILAWLIIILLVAGVLAWALERRDREWPRRIALAALAIDLILGLTLWDARGDQTGMAQGAHWMAELSAQWIPRFGISLHLAMDGLSLLLVLLTLFLGLVSVAASWTEITTRVGFFHFNLLWVLAGVVGVFLAMDLFLFFVFWEVMLVPMYFLISIWGHENRVYAAVKFFLFTQAGSLLMLIAIIGLTAIHYRQTGLLTFDYGALLGTAVDPTTAMWLMLGFFAAFAVKLPVVPFHTWLPDAHTEAPTAGSVVLAGLLLKTGAYGLLRFTVPLFPEAAQSFAPVAMGLGVVGIFYGGVLAFAQTDLKRLVAYSSISHLGFVLLGIFAGNALALEGAVMQMLAHGITTGALFVLVGALQERLHTRDMRRMGGLWATTPRFGAIGLFFAIASLGLPGLGNFVGEFLVMLGTYRVSMPMAALASLGVVVATVYSLALVQQAFHGQAREQWKVDDLSLWSLVSLGAMIVLQLWLGLYPQPVLETAGQALQALSGFGDATMVVRR encoded by the coding sequence ATGATCTTGGCTTGGTTGATCATCATCCTGTTGGTCGCCGGTGTTCTGGCCTGGGCTCTCGAACGTCGAGATCGGGAGTGGCCGCGCCGAATCGCCCTTGCTGCGTTGGCGATCGACCTCATTCTGGGACTGACCCTCTGGGATGCGCGCGGTGATCAAACCGGCATGGCGCAAGGAGCGCACTGGATGGCCGAACTGTCTGCTCAGTGGATACCCCGGTTCGGCATCAGCCTGCACCTTGCGATGGACGGGCTGAGCCTGCTGCTGGTCCTGCTCACGCTCTTCCTCGGTCTCGTGTCCGTGGCTGCGTCCTGGACGGAGATCACGACACGGGTCGGATTCTTTCACTTCAATCTTCTGTGGGTCTTGGCAGGGGTGGTCGGGGTCTTTCTCGCCATGGACCTGTTCCTCTTCTTTGTCTTTTGGGAAGTGATGCTGGTGCCGATGTATTTTCTGATCAGCATCTGGGGACATGAGAACCGGGTCTATGCCGCGGTCAAATTCTTCCTCTTTACCCAGGCCGGCAGCCTGCTGATGCTGATTGCGATCATCGGATTGACCGCCATCCATTATCGGCAGACCGGCTTGCTGACGTTCGACTACGGGGCCCTGTTGGGCACCGCCGTGGATCCGACCACGGCGATGTGGCTCATGCTGGGGTTTTTCGCGGCTTTCGCCGTGAAACTTCCGGTCGTGCCCTTTCACACCTGGCTCCCGGATGCCCATACCGAGGCCCCGACTGCAGGCAGTGTCGTCCTGGCCGGTCTCCTGCTCAAGACCGGAGCCTACGGCCTCCTGCGATTCACCGTACCGTTGTTTCCCGAGGCTGCGCAATCCTTCGCGCCTGTCGCGATGGGCTTGGGAGTGGTCGGTATTTTCTACGGGGGAGTCCTTGCGTTTGCGCAGACCGATCTCAAACGCCTGGTGGCCTACAGCAGCATCAGTCACCTGGGGTTCGTGCTCCTCGGCATCTTTGCGGGGAACGCCCTCGCGCTGGAAGGGGCGGTCATGCAGATGCTCGCGCACGGAATCACGACCGGGGCCCTGTTCGTCTTGGTCGGGGCGTTGCAGGAACGGTTGCATACGCGCGACATGCGCCGGATGGGAGGCCTCTGGGCGACCACCCCGAGATTCGGCGCCATCGGGCTTTTCTTCGCCATCGCTTCCCTCGGGCTTCCGGGCTTGGGAAACTTCGTGGGGGAATTTCTCGTGATGTTGGGAACCTATCGGGTCAGTATGCCGATGGCGGCGCTCGCGTCGCTGGGAGTCGTAGTGGCGACCGTCTATTCGCTCGCGCTCGTCCAGCAGGCCTTCCACGGCCAGGCTCGTGAACAATGGAAGGTCGACGATTTGTCACTGTGGTCCTTGGTTTCGTTGGGTGCCATGATCGTCTTACAGCTCTGGTTGGGGCTGTATCCCCAGCCGGTGCTTGAAACGGCCGGGCAAGCTCTGCAGGCTCTGTCCGGGTTCGGCGACGCGACCATGGTCG
- a CDS encoding NADH-ubiquinone oxidoreductase chain J, with protein MAALRTAWHSRETGGVEMEALFYIAALVGVAATGMVITRHNAVHALLYLIVSLLAVALIFFLLGAPFVAALEVMIYAGAIMVLFLFVVMMLNQGPSTVEQERRWLQPGMWTGPSILAVILLGELVYLFGSGTVQDIHAIVPVDPKQVSLVLLGPYLIGVELASMLLLPGLIGAYHLGRRLTKAEAST; from the coding sequence AGGCCTTGTTTTACATCGCGGCGTTGGTCGGGGTGGCCGCGACCGGCATGGTCATCACCAGACACAACGCGGTGCACGCGCTGCTCTACTTGATCGTATCGCTGCTGGCCGTCGCGCTGATCTTCTTTCTCCTCGGGGCTCCGTTCGTCGCGGCGCTGGAGGTCATGATCTACGCCGGCGCCATCATGGTCTTGTTTCTGTTTGTGGTGATGATGTTGAACCAAGGGCCTTCGACGGTGGAACAGGAACGGCGTTGGCTGCAGCCCGGCATGTGGACCGGTCCGTCGATCCTGGCGGTCATCTTGCTCGGGGAGCTCGTCTATTTGTTCGGTTCCGGGACGGTGCAAGACATCCACGCCATCGTCCCGGTCGATCCGAAACAGGTGAGTTTGGTGCTGTTGGGGCCCTATCTGATCGGTGTCGAGTTGGCTTCCATGCTTCTGCTGCCGGGGCTAATCGGGGCCTACCACTTGGGTCGCCGCCTCACGAAAGCGGAGGCTTCCACGTGA
- a CDS encoding NADH-ubiquinone oxidoreductase chain L, with translation MLELLWLVPALPFFGSALLAVAGGWCSRRVLTVVGVGSVAGSMIVAGLVGFRFLRSVHSDPVYGQTLWTWMGVSGFAPTIGFHLDALSLVMMLVITVVSLLIHVYSTEFMIDDEGYRRFFAYMNLFVASMLTLVLADNLLLLYLGWEGVGLCSYLLIGFWYREPVNGQAAQKAFIVTRLGDAALAVGLFLLFARLNTLNIQDLLQRAASQWSVGSGLAIAAAALLLGGAVGKSAQLPLQVWLPDAMAGPTPVSALIHAATMVTAGVYLIARMQGLYNLAPSVQTAVAVVGALTLLLAGCSALVQRDIKRVLAYSTISQIGYMFLALGVGAWTGAIFHFMTHAFFKALLFLSAGAVILSLHEEHDIYEMGGLRTELPVCFWTFVVGAASLAGLPLITAGFYSKDGILLDVWASPLGGPWLWAAGMLGALLTAIYSFRLVFVVFFGERRTAVGSKPGRAMTLPLVLLAGLSLVAGYVELPKLLGNVHLFNELLRTVQPVTEYDNLSTGTHVALLLFTMVVALLGISIAYLLFLLRPGLATAVAGTGWGGALSRCWFEGWGFDRLYDRLFVRPFLWAARVNQDDLIDQVYRYVAWLCRLLYGALHRMQTGQVRWYAAVLATGSIAMIAIVVFS, from the coding sequence ATGCTCGAACTGCTTTGGCTGGTGCCCGCGCTCCCGTTTTTCGGATCGGCACTCTTGGCCGTCGCAGGAGGATGGTGCTCTCGCAGGGTCCTGACAGTGGTCGGAGTCGGTTCCGTCGCCGGTTCGATGATCGTGGCGGGACTCGTCGGCTTCCGGTTCCTTCGGTCGGTCCATTCCGACCCCGTCTACGGCCAGACGCTGTGGACCTGGATGGGTGTCTCCGGCTTTGCCCCGACCATCGGTTTCCATCTGGATGCCCTTTCGCTCGTGATGATGCTGGTCATCACGGTCGTGAGCCTGCTCATTCATGTGTATTCCACCGAGTTCATGATCGACGACGAGGGCTACCGCCGTTTCTTTGCCTACATGAACCTGTTTGTCGCCTCGATGTTGACGCTGGTGCTGGCGGACAATCTGCTGCTGCTCTACCTGGGGTGGGAGGGAGTCGGGCTCTGCAGTTATCTCCTGATCGGGTTCTGGTACCGCGAGCCGGTGAACGGGCAGGCGGCGCAGAAGGCCTTCATCGTGACACGCCTGGGGGATGCCGCGCTGGCGGTCGGGCTCTTCCTCCTGTTTGCCCGCTTGAACACGTTGAACATTCAGGATCTCCTGCAGCGCGCCGCATCCCAATGGTCCGTCGGGTCAGGGCTCGCGATTGCCGCGGCGGCGTTGCTGCTCGGCGGTGCCGTCGGGAAGTCCGCTCAACTTCCCCTCCAGGTCTGGCTTCCCGACGCCATGGCCGGGCCGACTCCCGTGAGCGCCCTCATCCATGCGGCCACCATGGTGACGGCAGGGGTCTACCTGATCGCGCGCATGCAGGGGCTCTACAATCTGGCCCCCTCCGTTCAAACCGCGGTGGCCGTCGTCGGCGCCCTCACGCTGCTGTTGGCCGGCTGCAGCGCTCTGGTCCAACGCGACATCAAACGCGTGCTGGCCTATTCCACGATCAGCCAGATCGGGTATATGTTTTTGGCTCTCGGAGTGGGAGCCTGGACCGGGGCGATATTTCACTTCATGACCCATGCTTTCTTCAAGGCGTTGCTGTTTCTTTCCGCCGGAGCCGTGATCCTCAGCCTCCATGAGGAGCACGATATTTATGAGATGGGCGGACTGCGGACGGAACTCCCGGTCTGTTTCTGGACGTTCGTGGTCGGAGCCGCTTCGCTGGCCGGGTTGCCGCTGATCACCGCGGGTTTTTACAGCAAGGACGGAATTCTTCTGGATGTCTGGGCTTCCCCCCTGGGCGGGCCTTGGTTGTGGGCCGCCGGTATGCTCGGAGCCTTGCTTACTGCAATCTATAGCTTTCGCCTGGTCTTCGTGGTCTTTTTCGGTGAACGACGGACCGCGGTCGGCTCGAAACCTGGTCGGGCGATGACCCTGCCCTTGGTCCTGCTTGCCGGGCTCTCTCTCGTCGCCGGTTATGTCGAACTGCCGAAGCTGTTGGGGAACGTCCACCTGTTCAACGAATTGTTGCGCACCGTGCAGCCGGTGACGGAATACGACAACCTCTCCACCGGAACGCACGTCGCGCTCCTGCTGTTCACCATGGTGGTGGCTCTGCTCGGCATCTCGATCGCCTACCTGTTGTTCCTCCTGCGCCCGGGCCTCGCGACGGCCGTAGCAGGGACCGGGTGGGGCGGAGCCCTGTCTCGATGCTGGTTCGAAGGGTGGGGGTTCGACCGGCTGTACGACAGGCTGTTCGTTCGTCCGTTTCTGTGGGCGGCCAGAGTCAATCAAGACGATCTGATCGACCAGGTCTATCGATACGTGGCTTGGCTCTGCCGGTTGCTCTACGGCGCGCTCCACCGGATGCAAACCGGACAGGTCCGTTGGTATGCCGCCGTGCTGGCGACCGGATCGATCGCGATGATCGCCATCGTGGTGTTCTCATGA
- a CDS encoding NADH-ubiquinone oxidoreductase chain K, translating to MTTTASLPLMQGLLLAGLLFGLGLIGLLVRRNIIFVLMAVEIMLNAAGLAFVVAGARWGQADGQVMFLFVLALAAAEVSVGLALVLRFYREFNQLDADAACRMWG from the coding sequence GTGACCACGACTGCGTCGCTTCCCTTGATGCAGGGGTTACTGCTGGCCGGACTCTTGTTCGGACTCGGATTGATCGGGTTGCTCGTGCGCCGCAACATCATCTTCGTGCTGATGGCGGTCGAGATCATGCTGAATGCCGCCGGACTGGCCTTCGTCGTGGCCGGCGCCCGTTGGGGACAGGCCGATGGGCAAGTCATGTTCCTGTTCGTCCTCGCGTTGGCGGCGGCGGAGGTCTCCGTAGGATTGGCGCTCGTGTTGCGGTTTTATCGTGAGTTCAACCAGCTTGATGCCGACGCAGCTTGCAGGATGTGGGGCTAG